Proteins encoded within one genomic window of Candidatus Nezhaarchaeota archaeon:
- a CDS encoding phosphate uptake regulator PhoU gives MKDEEVRRIQLTGRTTYIVSLPKKWVLEMGLKAGSQVLVSRKGGSLIITPKDLAKVKAEPQEAVLKISGSDNPDKIVRAVIALYLNGYSSIIVRSSDQITQQQRNAISELMRRRIVGTEVISDSPREMVLKVLVGHLELSLASALRRMYLVTSSMFEGAIKALIDLDKELAKSVVELDDEVDRFGFYIIRQLKAAVQNSKVLEDIGLENPRECLGYRVVVKFIERIADHATRIAKNVLLLNEKLDDFVLKRASSMSILAKSLLEKSMKSLFERNYDLAEEVVSEARKMALIEEETMKAITERSGETFSSTIKMILGDIRRIGEYSGDIAEVVLNLNVDKLLVT, from the coding sequence ATGAAGGATGAAGAGGTAAGGCGAATCCAGCTTACTGGGAGGACTACTTACATAGTCTCTTTACCTAAGAAGTGGGTCTTGGAAATGGGTCTTAAGGCCGGTAGTCAAGTATTAGTATCACGGAAGGGTGGCTCCCTAATCATAACACCCAAGGATTTAGCTAAAGTGAAAGCAGAACCTCAAGAAGCTGTGCTCAAGATATCTGGTAGTGATAATCCAGATAAGATAGTACGTGCAGTAATAGCCTTATACCTTAATGGGTACAGCTCGATAATCGTCAGGTCGAGTGATCAGATAACGCAACAGCAGAGGAATGCTATAAGCGAGCTCATGAGGAGAAGGATCGTAGGTACAGAGGTTATATCAGATAGTCCTCGAGAGATGGTTTTGAAGGTGCTAGTTGGTCATCTTGAGCTTTCACTTGCATCCGCTCTTAGGCGCATGTACTTGGTGACCTCCTCCATGTTTGAAGGAGCCATAAAGGCGCTTATCGACTTGGACAAGGAGTTGGCTAAGAGCGTAGTCGAGCTCGACGATGAGGTCGATCGCTTCGGCTTCTACATAATTAGGCAGTTGAAGGCTGCAGTGCAAAATAGCAAGGTGCTGGAGGACATTGGTCTCGAAAATCCAAGAGAGTGCTTGGGTTATAGAGTGGTGGTTAAGTTCATTGAGAGAATCGCTGACCATGCTACAAGGATAGCTAAGAACGTTTTATTACTCAACGAGAAACTTGATGACTTTGTGTTGAAGAGGGCTTCTAGCATGAGCATCCTTGCCAAATCATTACTCGAAAAGTCCATGAAATCTCTCTTCGAGAGAAACTACGATCTAGCGGAGGAAGTGGTATCGGAGGCAAGAAAAATGGCCTTGATTGAGGAGGAGACCATGAAGGCTATAACCGAGAGGAGTGGAGAAACGTTTTCTTCAACTATAAAAATGATCTTGGGGGACATAAGGAGGATTGGAGAGTACTCAGGCGATATTGCTGAGGTGGTCCTCAACTTAAACGTCGATAAGCTCCTCGTCACGTGA
- a CDS encoding DUF763 domain-containing protein: MVCRKALDLPLHDGRAPRWLYERMVKLAGCVLAIIVDEHGPIGLLERIADPLWFQALACALGYDWDSSGTTTVTCAAIKEALQKRDLGVRACGGKGRTSRLTPQEIVSICKLYDMEERAQDLVKVSRLVAKVDTSAIQAGYQLYHHTFFIAEDGSWAVVQQGMRPEEMHARRFHWLSTELRSFCEEPHKGIVGDIVHSHVLNLVDKESREARAICVELAGEGPQKVSRLIKAATARARGPLDQWLQRHDVVDIEVYKLPKFVNWSALERAFQVKPTSFEELLLIEGMGPLTVRSLALIADLIFGAKLSWRDPVKYSFAFGGKDGVPHPVDLKRMDEAISFLEGAVDKANIDWKEKREALRRLAGLAMRIHNSS; this comes from the coding sequence ATGGTGTGCAGGAAGGCACTCGACCTCCCACTTCACGATGGCAGAGCTCCTCGATGGCTGTACGAGAGGATGGTTAAGCTGGCAGGCTGCGTTCTGGCCATAATAGTTGACGAGCATGGACCGATAGGGCTATTAGAGAGGATAGCTGATCCACTGTGGTTTCAAGCGTTAGCATGCGCTTTAGGCTACGATTGGGATAGCAGTGGCACCACAACTGTCACCTGCGCGGCGATCAAGGAGGCACTACAGAAGAGGGACTTGGGGGTAAGAGCTTGTGGAGGTAAGGGGAGAACCTCGAGGTTGACTCCTCAAGAGATAGTCAGTATCTGCAAGCTATACGATATGGAGGAGAGAGCACAGGACCTAGTTAAGGTCAGCAGGCTCGTGGCTAAAGTCGACACCTCAGCCATACAAGCTGGCTACCAGCTATACCACCACACGTTCTTCATAGCTGAAGACGGCTCTTGGGCCGTCGTACAGCAAGGCATGAGACCGGAGGAAATGCACGCTAGGAGGTTCCACTGGCTGTCGACGGAGCTAAGAAGCTTCTGCGAAGAGCCTCATAAGGGGATCGTTGGAGACATCGTTCACAGCCACGTCCTAAATTTGGTAGATAAGGAGAGTAGAGAGGCTAGAGCGATATGCGTTGAGTTAGCAGGAGAAGGACCTCAAAAAGTTAGCAGATTAATCAAGGCGGCCACTGCAAGAGCTAGAGGACCTCTGGATCAATGGTTGCAGAGGCACGATGTCGTGGACATTGAGGTCTACAAGCTCCCTAAATTCGTTAACTGGTCTGCGCTTGAGAGGGCTTTTCAAGTGAAGCCAACGAGCTTCGAGGAGCTTCTGTTAATTGAGGGGATGGGTCCTCTAACCGTAAGGAGCTTAGCTCTCATAGCTGACCTCATATTCGGAGCGAAGCTAAGCTGGAGGGATCCAGTCAAGTACTCCTTCGCCTTTGGCGGTAAGGATGGAGTACCACACCCCGTAGACTTGAAGAGGATGGATGAAGCGATAAGCTTCCTAGAAGGAGCAGTCGATAAAGCAAACATCGATTGGAAAGAGAAGAGAGAAGCACTAAGAAGGCTAGCAGGCTTAGCAATGAGAATCCATAACTCAAGCTAA
- a CDS encoding nicotinamide mononucleotide deamidase-related protein has protein sequence MGDLTVEVVTIGNELLTGKVVNTNASWIADRVTRLGGVVKRITTVSDDVDECSAAIREALSRRPKLIITTGGLGPTFDDRTLESISVALGVPLELNEEALQMVREKYSGDVTPPRLKMAKLPRGGRPLYNPVGTAPGCLIEADGTIIVALPGVPSEMRGMFEMHVEPMISRMSRAAYSFKLVKVEFIEESSLAPIIDEVMRACRSVYVKSRPKRNGEVYIEVELSSRASTKEEAEKNVLEACKLLKELIAKAGARAEEL, from the coding sequence ATGGGGGATCTTACGGTTGAGGTCGTCACCATCGGTAACGAGCTTTTAACTGGTAAGGTCGTCAACACGAATGCTTCTTGGATCGCTGATAGGGTTACTAGGCTTGGTGGTGTTGTTAAGAGGATTACGACTGTGAGCGACGACGTTGATGAGTGTAGCGCAGCAATAAGGGAGGCTTTGAGTAGGAGGCCTAAGCTCATAATTACAACTGGTGGTCTAGGCCCCACATTCGATGATAGGACCCTTGAAAGCATATCCGTGGCACTTGGAGTCCCTCTAGAGCTAAATGAAGAAGCTTTGCAGATGGTTAGGGAGAAGTACTCGGGCGACGTGACTCCTCCTAGGCTTAAGATGGCTAAGCTTCCTAGAGGAGGAAGACCCCTCTACAATCCTGTTGGGACTGCTCCTGGCTGCTTAATTGAAGCTGATGGCACCATAATTGTCGCTTTACCAGGAGTCCCCTCAGAGATGAGGGGGATGTTTGAGATGCACGTTGAGCCCATGATATCGAGGATGTCGAGGGCTGCCTACTCGTTCAAGCTCGTAAAGGTGGAGTTTATTGAGGAGTCTTCTCTAGCTCCAATAATAGACGAGGTTATGAGGGCTTGTAGGTCCGTCTACGTGAAGTCTAGGCCTAAGAGGAACGGTGAGGTCTACATTGAGGTCGAGCTCTCCTCTAGAGCTTCAACGAAGGAGGAGGCCGAGAAGAACGTCTTGGAGGCCTGCAAGCTGCTTAAGGAGCTTATAGCTAAAGCTGGTGCTAGAGCTGAAGAGCTATAA
- a CDS encoding type II toxin-antitoxin system VapC family toxin codes for MRGKVVYLDSSVVVKRYVEESGSDQVRNLYVSAYNGLVKIAFSLWNVGEVLEVLSRSRAKGLISIEDYQITKTRFLSETWRLTKLGCLLIVPIRLSTLKASWRIVEKHQVHQADALQIASAKAVNASEFLVADRKLHQIALEEGLNSKYIE; via the coding sequence ATGAGAGGGAAGGTAGTATACTTAGATAGCAGCGTAGTAGTCAAGAGGTACGTTGAAGAGAGCGGCAGCGACCAAGTACGGAACCTGTACGTAAGCGCATACAATGGTTTAGTTAAGATAGCATTCAGCTTGTGGAACGTTGGTGAAGTGCTTGAGGTCCTAAGTAGATCTAGAGCGAAGGGTCTGATCTCGATTGAGGACTACCAAATCACGAAGACTCGATTCTTAAGCGAAACGTGGAGACTGACTAAATTGGGATGCCTACTCATCGTGCCAATAAGGCTCTCCACGCTTAAAGCATCGTGGAGGATCGTGGAGAAGCACCAAGTGCATCAAGCTGATGCGCTGCAGATAGCGTCGGCCAAGGCAGTAAACGCAAGCGAGTTCTTAGTCGCCGATAGGAAGCTGCATCAAATTGCGCTAGAAGAAGGTCTCAACTCCAAGTATATTGAGTAA